A section of the Anabaena cylindrica PCC 7122 genome encodes:
- a CDS encoding alpha/beta fold hydrolase, with protein MTTTASWQQRVGNQRDWVWRGWQIRYTYIRAQSSFGQAVKEKEGLSATNHILSQNHQITPLILLHGFGASIGHWRHNLEVLGAYHTVYALDMLGFGASEKAPVNYSVELWVEQVYDFWKSFIRQPVILIGNSIGSLIALFAAAAHPDMVKGVVMMSLPDPTLELELLPVFLHPVVRGIKSIIASPLFLKPLFNLIRRPSVLRRWAGLAYANPEAITDELIDILAGPPQDRGSTRAFIALFKASIGVNFSTSVKKILPNLTIPMLLIWGKKDLFVPPVLAGEFARYNEKLELLHLENVGHCPQDESPEQVNQLILDWIGRSWIEC; from the coding sequence GTGACGACTACAGCATCTTGGCAGCAACGAGTTGGTAATCAAAGGGATTGGGTTTGGCGAGGTTGGCAAATCCGCTATACTTACATACGCGCTCAATCTAGTTTCGGTCAGGCAGTTAAAGAGAAAGAAGGCTTATCTGCAACAAACCATATTCTTAGTCAAAACCATCAAATCACACCTCTAATTTTGTTACACGGCTTTGGAGCTTCCATTGGTCATTGGCGACATAATTTAGAAGTTTTGGGAGCATATCATACCGTTTACGCTTTAGATATGCTGGGTTTTGGCGCTTCAGAAAAAGCCCCTGTTAATTACAGCGTCGAACTTTGGGTAGAACAGGTTTATGATTTTTGGAAATCATTTATCCGCCAACCAGTAATATTAATAGGCAATTCGATCGGTTCGCTAATTGCCTTATTTGCAGCGGCAGCCCATCCTGATATGGTAAAGGGTGTAGTGATGATGAGTTTGCCAGATCCAACTTTGGAATTAGAACTCCTTCCCGTTTTTTTACACCCAGTTGTGAGAGGAATTAAAAGTATTATTGCTTCTCCTCTATTCCTCAAACCTCTTTTTAACTTGATACGGCGGCCAAGTGTGCTGCGGCGCTGGGCTGGTCTTGCTTATGCTAATCCAGAAGCTATTACGGACGAACTTATAGATATTTTGGCGGGGCCTCCTCAAGACAGGGGTTCTACCCGTGCTTTTATCGCCCTCTTCAAAGCTTCAATTGGTGTGAATTTCAGTACTAGTGTCAAGAAAATATTACCAAACTTGACAATTCCGATGTTATTGATTTGGGGAAAAAAAGATCTATTTGTTCCCCCGGTACTGGCTGGTGAATTTGCTCGCTATAACGAGAAATTAGAACTGTTACATCTAGAAAATGTAGGTCACTGTCCACAAGATGAATCTCCAGAACAAGTGAACCAATTAATTTTGGATTGGATTGGGCGAAGCTGGATTGAGTGCTGA
- the ilvN gene encoding acetolactate synthase small subunit yields the protein MKHTLSVLVEDEAGVLSRISSLFARRGFNIESLAVGPAEQGGVSRITMVVPGDDRVIEQLTKQLYKLVNVLKVQDITETPCVERELMLLKVNATSSIRAEVIEISQIFRARVVDVAEDSLTLEVVGDPGKMVAIVQVLQKFGLREIARTGKISLPRESGVNTELLKSLEAKV from the coding sequence ATGAAACATACTCTTTCCGTTCTTGTAGAAGATGAAGCGGGTGTTCTCTCCCGTATTTCCAGTTTATTTGCTCGTCGTGGCTTTAATATTGAAAGCCTTGCTGTTGGCCCTGCTGAACAGGGAGGTGTTTCCCGAATTACAATGGTTGTACCTGGAGACGATCGCGTAATTGAGCAACTCACCAAACAATTATACAAGTTAGTTAATGTCCTCAAAGTACAGGATATTACCGAAACTCCTTGTGTAGAAAGAGAATTGATGCTTTTGAAAGTGAATGCCACTAGCAGCATTCGCGCCGAAGTAATTGAAATATCTCAGATTTTCCGAGCTAGGGTTGTGGATGTGGCAGAAGATTCTCTGACTTTGGAAGTTGTGGGAGATCCTGGTAAGATGGTAGCGATCGTCCAAGTGTTGCAAAAATTTGGTCTGAGAGAAATAGCCCGTACTGGTAAAATTTCTCTACCTCGTGAATCGGGTGTCAATACTGAATTGCTTAAATCTTTGGAAGCAAAGGTTTAG
- a CDS encoding pentapeptide repeat-containing protein, which produces MLNAGIQKFSLCYSALTLALLCVLLLFPFPTFAAQPERTPLTLELLQERLKTPTLHEGNLTVDLREMVIDLRPENAIFRDNFYKLVRKELQKTGTKPLGLDLSYSLVQGDFIGSDLGLRTPLYAQAIAPIFTAIEQEQLERLRLVCLQSLSIAFPNSKDCKSLLGTLSATSSEITVFRGALTLVETRFNGEVQFPHTFFLQSINAGGATFFKATNWNETRFSRPVSFDAAAFIQPSSFQGSIFFDKANFRKAKFQESVDFQGEFFVKNANFNQAKFKQLVKFNNSLWQEDADFSGVSFVNSAQFNQADFNQVVIFTEANFEKNIIFREAQFNKSVNFNGASILNQADFSDARFGKGAFLNIPGLNFNSNQAKILGNPGEIGNKFAVPTLQGNQNILRNLGQNFRQQQQVADANQLEYLKQRLKLIELTHVLVATNINNASVSSLINLGFSPTQAQAIREQRQIKPFRNSSELLTLADIDLESYDKLRDRLVASEPLSLSMWLIQAFNWLLLSVLLLLSGYGTNFWLVFGVGGVAIAYFGLLFWLIDRYRRLRPVPIIPSYYETISILTSFSCLMSLSLLAVFRNTQQPWLTLGCLLMIIVPVPLTLIWRLYQQGRYHDLMNFSYFTEDGTLRQLRLLIGRLPVIPRNPTFRERYMPLLWNRRWNWLNYYDFSLNNLVRLGFNDIRLRDEHLPGIIASLAWYQWSLGLLYITLVLWTLSRTIPGLNLLIYLK; this is translated from the coding sequence ATATTAAACGCAGGAATCCAGAAATTTTCTCTGTGTTACTCTGCGCTTACCTTAGCGTTACTCTGCGTTTTACTCCTTTTCCCTTTCCCAACCTTCGCAGCACAACCAGAACGCACCCCTTTAACTCTAGAACTATTACAAGAACGACTGAAGACACCAACACTCCACGAAGGTAATTTAACAGTAGATTTACGGGAAATGGTAATTGATTTACGACCAGAAAATGCTATCTTCCGGGATAATTTTTATAAATTGGTGCGAAAAGAACTACAAAAGACTGGTACAAAACCGCTGGGTTTAGATTTAAGTTATTCTTTAGTACAAGGGGATTTTATCGGTAGCGATTTAGGTTTAAGAACACCTCTCTACGCACAAGCCATAGCACCAATTTTTACAGCAATAGAACAAGAACAATTAGAACGTCTCCGTTTGGTATGTTTGCAATCGTTATCAATAGCTTTCCCTAATTCTAAGGACTGTAAGTCGCTTTTAGGCACTCTATCAGCTACTTCCAGCGAAATTACCGTTTTTCGTGGTGCTTTGACTTTGGTAGAAACTCGCTTCAATGGTGAAGTACAATTTCCTCATACATTTTTTCTTCAGTCTATAAATGCTGGAGGTGCAACTTTTTTCAAAGCCACCAACTGGAATGAAACTAGATTTAGCCGTCCTGTGAGTTTTGATGCTGCTGCTTTTATTCAACCTAGTAGTTTTCAAGGTAGTATTTTTTTTGATAAAGCTAATTTCAGGAAAGCTAAATTTCAGGAATCTGTAGATTTTCAAGGTGAGTTTTTTGTTAAAAATGCTAATTTTAACCAAGCAAAGTTTAAACAATTAGTGAAATTTAATAATAGTTTATGGCAAGAAGATGCTGATTTTTCTGGTGTTAGTTTCGTAAATTCAGCACAATTTAATCAAGCCGATTTTAATCAGGTTGTAATTTTTACAGAGGCGAATTTTGAAAAAAATATTATTTTTAGAGAAGCCCAATTTAACAAATCTGTTAATTTTAATGGTGCCAGCATTCTTAATCAAGCTGATTTTAGTGATGCGAGGTTTGGTAAAGGAGCATTTTTAAATATACCTGGCTTAAATTTCAATTCTAATCAAGCAAAAATTTTAGGAAATCCTGGTGAAATTGGTAATAAATTTGCTGTTCCGACGTTGCAAGGTAATCAAAATATTTTGCGAAATTTGGGGCAAAATTTCCGTCAACAGCAACAAGTTGCTGATGCCAATCAGTTAGAATATTTAAAACAACGACTAAAATTAATAGAATTAACTCATGTTTTAGTAGCTACAAATATTAATAATGCTTCTGTGTCTAGTTTAATTAACTTGGGTTTTTCCCCCACTCAAGCACAAGCAATTAGAGAACAACGGCAGATAAAACCGTTTCGCAATAGTAGTGAATTATTAACTTTAGCAGATATTGATTTGGAAAGCTATGATAAACTAAGAGATCGCTTGGTTGCCAGTGAACCACTCTCCCTGAGTATGTGGTTAATTCAAGCTTTTAACTGGTTGTTATTGAGTGTACTGTTATTGCTGAGTGGCTATGGGACAAACTTTTGGCTGGTATTTGGTGTGGGAGGAGTTGCGATCGCATATTTTGGTTTACTATTTTGGTTAATAGACCGTTACCGTCGGCTGCGTCCTGTACCCATTATTCCTTCATATTACGAAACTATTTCCATACTGACTAGTTTTAGCTGTTTAATGTCCTTAAGCTTATTAGCAGTCTTTCGTAATACCCAACAACCTTGGCTGACATTAGGATGTCTTTTGATGATTATTGTTCCTGTTCCATTAACTTTAATATGGCGACTTTATCAACAGGGGCGTTATCACGATTTAATGAATTTTTCCTATTTTACAGAAGATGGAACTTTACGACAGTTAAGATTATTAATTGGACGATTACCAGTCATACCAAGAAATCCGACATTTCGAGAAAGATATATGCCTTTATTATGGAATCGGCGTTGGAATTGGCTTAACTACTATGACTTTAGTCTGAATAATCTAGTGCGATTAGGATTTAACGACATTCGCCTCAGAGATGAACACCTTCCGGGAATTATTGCCTCACTAGCTTGGTATCAATGGAGTTTAGGTTTACTTTACATTACCTTAGTTTTGTGGACTCTCTCCCGCACAATTCCGGGATTAAATTTGCTAATTTATTTAAAATAA
- a CDS encoding zinc-dependent alcohol dehydrogenase family protein, whose amino-acid sequence MKAVLMTAAGNPEVLQLQDIPKPTPGNRELLVRLVAAGVNPLDTKLRKRGTFYPEQMPATLGCDGAGIVEAVGTEVQKFVPGDEVYFCYGGLGAKQGNYAEYTTVDERFVANKPKSASFAAAAAAPLVLITAWEALYERGRLQPGDKVLIHGGAGGVGHVAIQLAKLKGADVVTTVSSPEKANLVTQFGADKVIFYKQTDFVQATLDWTNGEGVDLAFDTIGGEIFDQTFPAVRIYGDIVTILEPNSNTVWKVARNRNLRISLELMLTPMILGNVESLQHHGEILQQCANWIDENKLKIEVTHQFPLEEAAKAHQLLENGAITGKIVLLISDN is encoded by the coding sequence GTGAAAGCAGTCTTAATGACAGCAGCAGGAAACCCCGAAGTTCTACAACTGCAAGATATACCCAAACCCACACCGGGAAATAGAGAACTTTTAGTCCGCTTAGTAGCAGCAGGTGTTAATCCCTTAGATACGAAACTGCGAAAACGAGGCACATTTTATCCTGAACAAATGCCTGCTACACTGGGATGCGATGGTGCAGGTATTGTTGAAGCTGTCGGTACAGAAGTCCAGAAATTTGTCCCTGGAGATGAAGTCTATTTTTGCTATGGTGGTTTAGGTGCAAAGCAGGGTAATTACGCAGAATATACCACCGTTGATGAGCGATTTGTAGCGAATAAACCCAAATCTGCATCCTTCGCAGCAGCAGCAGCAGCACCTCTAGTATTAATCACCGCTTGGGAAGCTTTATATGAACGAGGAAGACTACAACCAGGAGACAAAGTTTTAATTCATGGGGGTGCAGGTGGTGTTGGTCATGTAGCAATTCAACTAGCTAAACTCAAAGGTGCAGATGTCGTCACTACCGTTAGTTCTCCAGAAAAGGCGAATTTAGTTACCCAATTTGGTGCTGATAAAGTAATTTTTTACAAACAAACCGACTTTGTTCAAGCTACCTTAGATTGGACAAACGGTGAAGGTGTAGACTTAGCTTTTGATACTATTGGTGGTGAAATTTTTGATCAAACTTTTCCCGCTGTGCGAATTTATGGTGATATCGTCACCATTCTCGAACCTAACTCCAACACAGTTTGGAAAGTGGCCAGAAATAGAAATCTTCGCATTAGCTTAGAATTAATGTTAACACCAATGATCTTAGGCAATGTCGAAAGTCTGCAACATCATGGTGAAATTCTTCAACAATGTGCTAATTGGATAGATGAAAATAAGTTAAAAATTGAAGTTACCCATCAATTTCCCTTAGAAGAAGCAGCAAAAGCTCATCAATTATTAGAAAATGGCGCTATAACAGGTAAAATTGTCTTACTAATTAGCGATAACTAG
- a CDS encoding response regulator, which yields MMTAPLGSYRLFQKLHPLSLLAQLSTRKVTGCLSVFTDIVSWSIYLEGGKLTYATYSDQLFERLEIHLQHLNQQIPSFNSVTYEQMGLMSTPKSKNKLIANADYHAICWLVEQNYITSAQAGILIEELAKEVLESFLGLKEGNYQLNADNYLNELPKFCHLDLQLIVEHCQKPLKYRQNTPNTISSVSISGTKIKQKKQLGEKFAKSPLHEDKLNNDLQLNSQEKLYTIACIDDSQTVLNSIQHFLDEQRFSVVMINDPIKALMQIIRSKPDLILLDVEMPNLDGYELCSLLRRHSNFKNTPIIMVTGRTGFVDKAKAKIVRASGYLTKPFTREDLLKMVSKHIG from the coding sequence ATGATGACAGCACCTCTAGGTAGTTACAGGTTGTTTCAGAAATTACATCCCTTGTCCCTGTTAGCACAATTAAGTACTAGAAAAGTAACGGGATGCTTAAGTGTATTCACGGATATAGTGTCCTGGTCAATATACTTAGAAGGAGGTAAACTAACTTATGCTACTTATTCGGATCAATTATTTGAGCGCCTTGAGATTCATTTACAACACTTAAATCAGCAAATTCCTAGTTTTAACAGTGTAACTTATGAACAGATGGGATTGATGTCAACACCCAAGAGCAAAAATAAATTGATAGCAAACGCTGATTATCATGCTATTTGCTGGTTAGTAGAACAGAACTATATTACCTCTGCACAAGCAGGAATATTGATTGAAGAATTGGCTAAAGAAGTGCTGGAATCATTTCTTGGCTTAAAAGAAGGTAACTATCAACTGAATGCCGATAATTACTTAAATGAATTACCAAAGTTCTGTCACTTGGATTTGCAATTAATAGTTGAACACTGTCAAAAACCTTTAAAATATCGCCAAAATACTCCCAACACAATTTCATCTGTTAGCATTTCTGGGACTAAAATTAAACAGAAAAAACAACTAGGAGAAAAATTTGCAAAATCACCTCTGCATGAAGATAAATTAAACAATGATTTACAATTAAATTCTCAGGAGAAGTTATATACAATTGCTTGTATTGATGATAGTCAAACGGTGTTAAATTCTATTCAACATTTTTTAGATGAACAGAGATTTTCCGTAGTAATGATTAATGATCCGATTAAAGCTTTAATGCAAATTATTAGAAGTAAACCAGACTTGATTTTGCTAGATGTAGAAATGCCAAATTTAGATGGTTACGAACTATGTTCATTATTAAGGAGACATTCAAATTTTAAAAATACCCCCATTATTATGGTGACTGGGAGAACAGGGTTTGTTGATAAAGCAAAGGCTAAAATTGTCAGAGCATCAGGCTACTTAACCAAGCCTTTTACTAGAGAAGATTTGTTGAAAATGGTATCTAAACATATCGGTTAA
- a CDS encoding chemotaxis protein CheW, whose translation MTNSKLTLYYQPGKNSLADSYLKFQLNQQTTAVLSIDHTQEAIIIPVESVTSMPNMPTFILGLMNWRSRIIWVIDLPKMFNLEGIDYHLRQYNIIVVKVESMLLGLVVQEIKGTAKFRADDIHSPVGQVATSLVPYLCGCVEQKEEILLVLDAQNIVNYANARSD comes from the coding sequence ATGACAAATTCCAAATTAACCCTTTATTATCAACCTGGTAAAAATTCTTTAGCAGATAGCTATCTTAAATTTCAACTCAATCAACAAACTACTGCTGTTTTATCAATTGATCATACCCAAGAAGCGATTATTATCCCTGTAGAGTCTGTGACTTCTATGCCTAATATGCCTACATTTATCTTAGGATTAATGAATTGGCGTAGTCGGATTATTTGGGTAATTGATCTGCCAAAAATGTTTAATTTAGAAGGAATAGATTATCATCTTCGACAGTACAATATTATTGTCGTTAAGGTAGAATCAATGCTTTTGGGTTTAGTTGTCCAAGAAATAAAAGGTACAGCTAAATTCAGGGCTGATGATATTCACTCTCCTGTGGGACAAGTGGCCACTAGTTTAGTGCCTTATTTGTGTGGCTGCGTCGAGCAAAAAGAAGAAATATTGCTGGTCTTAGATGCACAGAATATTGTAAATTATGCTAATGCTCGGAGTGATTAA